From a region of the Zingiber officinale cultivar Zhangliang chromosome 4B, Zo_v1.1, whole genome shotgun sequence genome:
- the LOC121976218 gene encoding protein PHYTOCHROME KINASE SUBSTRATE 4-like, which yields MEKLTVKASFNGGLYQTSTTFHTSRCTFAGRGGNDTELNIFDAERYFSEGSAGAAKGTLADDEVLERCDLSSDTRASSVSSLDGLRRIRSSETPTASSEASWNSKSGLLVPRPGPFLAGRSPRSSGVRRFFRRSCPCSGKKSVDVEARRPMELNAPLSAKRLSFRTGEVGLSSIPELAPGELDAGEVTKISPGNWGKDRSFFNVATRFSPEKTFPAEFGHRIVSSGKLFTETAGFSFPVLSPPRESLEVFRPSEEAARTMMKPPEVALPHLCERDRSRFLYPASPKARPEEDAASDTSSDLFEIETTLSTAPTTNRRRDSLDELEGRRFVGSSAAAEILQHRRSLEAVTAQSVAPSEGYAPSEASVVWSVATAEGFATNFSSAASNYDEFRFIEEEHDRFATAMAGERRKANGLLSCRCEKAVSVGPNPVRVVPPVEPDVMATNIAKLRSVGLAQERLGRPFQKT from the coding sequence ATGGAAAAGCTCACTGTAAAAGCAAGCTTCAATGGCGGCCTCTACCAAACCTCGACCACCTTCCACACCTCTCGCTGCACATTCGCCGGCCGTGGCGGCAACGACACCGAGCTCAACATCTTCGACGCGGAGCGCTACTTCAGCGAAGGCAGCGCCGGCGCCGCCAAGGGCACCCTCGCCGACGATGAGGTGCTCGAAAGGTGCGATCTTTCCTCCGATACCCGGGCGTCCTCCGTCTCCTCCCTCGACGGGTTGCGGAGGATTCGGAGCTCGGAGACTCCGACCGCGTCCTCGGAGGCTAGTTGGAATAGCAAGTCCGGCTTGCTGGTCCCCAGGCCGGGGCCTTTCCTAGCCGGAAGGAGCCCCCGGTCGTCTGGTGTCCGCAGGTTCTTCCGCCGGAGCTGCCCTTGCTCCGGGAAGAAGTCCGTCGACGTGGAGGCGCGCCGCCCGATGGAGTTGAACGCTCCGCTTAGTGCGAAAAGGCTGAGTTTTCGAACAGGGGAGGTGGGGCTCAGTAGCATCCCGGAGTTGGCTCCCGGCGAATTGGACGCCGGGGAAGTGACGAAGATATCTCCAGGAAATTGGGGTAAAGATCGGAGCTTTTTCAATGTCGCAACTCGTTTCTCGCCGGAAAAGACCTTTCCGGCGGAATTCGGCCACCGGATAGTGAGCTCCGGTAAACTCTTCACCGAGACTGCTGGTTTCTCCTTCCCCGTATTGAGTCCTCCACGCGAGTCTCTCGAGGTCTTCCGTCCATCCGAGGAGGCCGCGAGGACTATGATGAAACCGCCGGAGGTGGCGCTTCCTCATCTCTGCGAGAGGGACCGCTCGAGGTTCTTATACCCGGCGAGCCCCAAGGCGCGGCCGGAGGAGGACGCGGCGAGCGACACAAGCTCCGACCTTTTCGAGATCGAGACCACCCTGTCGACGGCCCCGACGACAAACCGCCGCCGCGACTCCCTTGACGAGCTCGAGGGACGGCGCTTCGTCGGGAGCAGCGCCGCTGCGGAAATCCTGCAGCATCGGAGGAGCCTCGAGGCGGTGACCGCGCAGTCCGTCGCCCCGAGCGAGGGCTACGCACCAAGCGAGGCCAGTGTCGTTTGGAGCGTCGCTACCGCAGAAGGCTTCGCCACGAACTTCTCAAGCGCCGCCTCCAATTACGACGAGTTCCGGTTTATAGAGGAGGAGCACGACCGGTTCGCGACGGCGATGGCCGGAGAGCGGCGGAAGGCCAACGGACTCTTGAGTTGCCGGTGCGAGAAAGCCGTCAGCGTCGGGCCCAACCCGGTTCGCGTCGTTCCGCCGGTCGAACCGGACGTCATGGCGACGAATATAGCCAAGTTGAGAAGTGTTGGTTTGGCCCAAGAACGGTTAGGCCGGCCGTTTCAGAAAACTTAG
- the LOC121976220 gene encoding pyruvate kinase, cytosolic isozyme: MEETQRRPKTKIVCTLGPASRSVEMVEKLLRAGMNVARFNFSHGSHEYHQETLNNVHTAMENTGILCAVMLDTKGPEIRTGFLKDSKPIQLKQGQEITITTDYSIKGDETMISMSYKKLAVDVKPDSVILCADGTITLTVLSCDKDTGLVRCRCENSALLGERKNVNLPGVIVDLPTLTEKDKEDILKWGVPNKIDMIALSFVRKGSDLVEVRKLLGEHAKSIMLMSKVENQEGVANFDDILANSDAFMVARGDLGMEIPIEKIFYAQKVMIFKCNIQGKPVVTATQMLESMTKSPRPTRAEATDVANAVLDGTDCVMLSGETAAGAYPEVAVQTMAKICLEAESYLDYGAIFKGIMATAPMPMSPLESLASSAVRTANSAKASLILVLTRGGSTAKLVAKYRPAMPILSVVVPELRTDSFEWFCSDEAPARHSLIFRGLIPVLSCASAKSSDSESTDEAIEFALHHAKATGLCKPGESIVALHRVGVASMIKIMTVK; encoded by the exons ATGGAGGAAACGCAGAGGAGGCCGAAGACCAAGATTGTGTGCACCCTAGGTCCGGCGTCGAGGTCCGTTGAgatggtcgagaagctcctgagGGCGGGAATGAATGTAGCGAGGTTCAACTTCTCCCACGGATCCCACGAGTACCACCAGGAAACCCTAAACAACGTCCACACCGCGATGGAGAACACCGGAATCCTCTGCGCCGTCATGCTTGACACAAAG GGTCCAGAGATACGGACTGGGTTTTTGAAAGATAGCAAGCCTATCCAACTAAAACAGGGTCAAGAAATCACTATAACTACAGATTACAGCATAAAGGGAGATGAGACAATGATATCTATGAGCTACAAAAAGCTAGCAGTGGACGTGAAGCCAGACAGTGTCATTTTGTGTGCTGATGGAACTATCACTCTGACAGTTCTTTCTTGTGATAAGGATACAGGACTCGTTCGCTGCCGCTGTGAGAACTCTGCACTCCTTGGTGAGAGGAAAAATGTTAATCTTCCAGGAGTTATTGTGGATCTTCCAACTCTAACTGAGAAGGATAAGGAAGATATCCTCAAATGGGGTGTTCCAAACAAAATTGATATGATTGCTCTGTCCTTTGTACGCAAAGGTTCTGATCTTGTAGAGGTCAGAAAACTTCTTGGCGAACATGCCAAATCAATTATGCTGATGTCCAAG GTTGAGAATCAAGAAGGGGTGGCCAACTTCGATGACATTCTTGCAAATTCAGATGCTTTCATGGTTGCACGTGGTGATTTGGGCATGGAAATTCCTATTGAAAAGATATTCTATGCTCAGAAGGTGATGATTTTCAAGTGCAATATACAAGGAAAACCTGTTGTAACTGCAACTCAGATGTTGGAGTCTATGACCAAATCACCACGACCAACTCGAGCAGAAGCAACTGATGTTGCTAATGCTGTTCTAGATGGCACTGACTGTGTGATGTTGAGTGGTGAAACAGCTGCAGGTGCTTATCCAGAGGTAGCAGTTCAAACCATGGCTAAGATTTGCTTGGAAGCAGAGTCTTATTTGGATTATGGTGCTATTTTTAAAGGAATTATGGCTACAGCACCAATGCCTATGAGCCCGCTGGAGAGTCTTGCGTCATCTGCTGTTAGAACTGCCAACTCTGCTAAAGCATCGCTCATCTTGGTCCTGACCAGAGGGGGAAGCACAGCAAAACTAGTAGCGAAATACAGGCCTGCTATGCCTATTCTGTCTGTAGTGGTTCCAGAATTGAGGACAGATTCCTTCGAATGGTTCTGCAGTGATGAAGCTCCTGCAAGGCACAGCCTTATATTTAGAGGATTGATCCCAGTTTTGAGCTGTGCATCTGCAAAGTCTTCGGACAGTGAGTCTACTGATGAAGCCATCGAGTTTGCTCTTCATCATGCGAAAGCTACAGGGTTATGCAAACCTGGAGAATCTATTGTGGCTCTACACCGTGTTGGAGTTGCATCAATGATCAAGATCATGACTGTTAAATGA
- the LOC121976219 gene encoding probable galacturonosyltransferase 7 produces MKGFVVISTPPASKRRCRSSSVAVLVLVIFSLLVPLFFLLGLLNRFPSGYVTDDDLVPWESTLYGVGTSSKFGSYEGDSLRIKNLVKKFEPAFSKDLSWNHMQKTGTFLNKKPAKNSTPLIEEGKGPISKPLTVIMTSHSDPNNNSAYHKPETVIHDTHGPHVAQKVPTSLPYLSKHGSSDGMKINAGGENGDEIRKDCQREFGSYCLWSVEHKTAMKDSMIKTFKDQLYVARAYYPSIAKLHGQMKLSRDLKQNIQEHERILSEAITDDDLPKFAEKKTQKMEETIARAKACAVDCNNVQKKLRQILDLTEDESNFHMRQSAFLYHLAVQTMPKSLHCLLMRLTLEFFKSPSTSYQESHPNPFDGRNLMHYAIFSKNVLAASVTINSTVMSSEVNQNMAFHVVTDAQNFYAMKVWFQKNSYREATVHVINIEELKTKHVLHNTSLSALLLSEEFRISIHRPDQPAAETSAAYISVFGHSHFLLPELFKNLKRVVVLDDDVVVQQDLSSLWSYDLGGKVIGAVELCGMTLSQLKKFLGRNIYDANSCTWISGLNIVDLDKWREHNVTAIYLQLLQGFQTKDETSLRAAALPASLIAFQNLIQPLNESWSLAGLGHNHGITREAINSGLSLHYNGNMKPWLDLGIPKYKKYWKKFLTQDDKFMVECKVNL; encoded by the exons ATGAAGGGTTTCGTGGTGATCTCGACACCTCCAGCGTCGAAGCGGCGCTGTCGCTCCTCTTCGGTGGCGGTACTCGTCCTCGTCATATTTTCCCTGCTCGTgcccctcttcttccttctcggccTCCTCAACCGCTTCCCCTCCG GATACGTCACAGACGATGATCTCGTGCCTTGG GAAAGTACTCTGTATGGCGTTGGTACTTCTTCAAAG TTCGGTTCATATGAAGGTGACAGTCTAAGGATCAAGAATCTCGTCAAAAAATTTGAGCCTGCGTTCTCAAAG GATCTTAGCTGGAATCACATGCAAAAAACTGGTACCTTTCTGAATAAGAAACCTGCCAAGAATTCCACGCCACTGATTGAGGAGGGGAAGGGTCCAATTTCCAAACCATTGACTGTGATTATGACTTCACACTCTGATCCAAATAATAACAGTGCCTATCATAAACCAGAAACGGTCATTCATGACACCCACG GTCCCCATGTAGCACAAAAAGTTCCAACATCACTTCCATATTTGAGTAAG CATGGGAGCAGTGATGGCATGAAAATAAATGCTGGTGGAGAAAATGGTGATGAAATAAGGAAAGATTGTCAGCGTGAATTTGGGAGCTATTGCTTATGGTCTGTAGAACATAAAACAGCAATGAAGGATTCCATGATTAAGACATTCAAAGACCAGCTTTACGTTGCTAGAGCTTACTATCCAAGCATAGCAAAACTTCATGGACAAATGAAGCTATCTCGTGATTTGAAACAAAATATACAAGAACATGAACGGATACTCAGTGAAGCAATTACAGATGATGATCTTCCAAAATT TGCAGAAAAGAAGACGCAGAAGATGGAAGAGACAATTGCAAGAGCTAAAGCGTGCGCTGTGGATTGCAATAACGTTCAGAAGAAACTCAGACAGATACTAGATCTCACCGAGGATGAATCTAATTTTCATATGAGGCAAAGCGCATTCCTCTATCACCTTGCTGTTCAGACAATGCCTAAAAGTCTTCATTGCTTGTTAATGAGATTGACATTGGAGTTTTTTAAATCTCCGTCAACTAGCTACCAGGAGTCCCACCCTAACCCATTTGACGGTCGAAATCTTATGCATTATGCGATTTTCTCCAAAAATGTTCTCGCAGCTTCAGTTACAATAAATTCAACAGTAATGAGCTCTGAG GTCAATCAAAATATGGCATTCCATGTTGTAACAGACGCACAAAATTTTTATGCTATGAAGGTATGGTTTCAAAAAAACTCTTACAGAGAAGCAACTGTTCATGTGATAAACATTGAAGAACTTAAGACGAAGCACGTCCTTCACAATACCAGCCTATCAGCACTGTTACTATCTGAGGAATTTCGTATATCTATTCATAGACCTGATCAACCTGCTGCAGAAACGAGTGCTGCATACATTAGTGTGTTTGGCCATTCTCACTTTCTTCTTCCCGAACTCTTTAAGAACCTAAAAAGAGTAGTGGTTTTGGATGATGATGTGGTTGTTCAGCAGGATTTATCATCCCTATGGAGCTATGACCTGGGTGGAAAGGTGATTGGAGCTGTTGAGCTTTGTGGGATGACACTAAGCCAACTGAAAAAATTTCTGGGCAGAAACATCTATGATGCGAATTCATGCACTTGGATTTCTGGATTGAATATTGTTGATTTGGATAAATGGAGGGAGCATAATGTGACGGCGATATATTTGCAACTTCTTCAAGGC TTTCAAACGAAAGATGAAACATCGCTTAGAGCTGCAGCACTGCCCGCAAGCTTAATTGCATTCCAGAATCTGATCCAACCCTTAAATGAGAGCTGGTCTTTGGCAGGGCTTGGTCACAATCATGGTATCACTAGAGAGGCTATAAACAGTGGTTTGTCCTTGCATTACAATGGCAATATGAAACCTTGGCTTGACCTCGGCATTCCAAAATACAAAAAGTACTGGAAGAAATTTCTTACACAGGATGACAAGTTCATGGTTGAATGCAAGGTGAATCTATAG